A single region of the Vicia villosa cultivar HV-30 ecotype Madison, WI linkage group LG4, Vvil1.0, whole genome shotgun sequence genome encodes:
- the LOC131595735 gene encoding pentatricopeptide repeat-containing protein At2g13600-like: MHNNGSSKVELILQPQMSYMQISQKFYDAFKHCSFSLKSPHIARKLHAQLILSGLDSSLFLLNNLLHMYSNCGLPHDAFQVFQETNHRNVFTWNTMICGFVNSGRINEADKLFDEMPVRVKDSVSWTAMISGYVQNGFHERGVETFSLMLRESNGRNQSYDPFLFTSVMKASGLLGDSRLALQLHGLVIKFGFGMETCIQNSLVGMYVKCGDIGLAEMVFFDVERPSLFCWNSMIYGYSQMYGPYKALQIFNRMPERDEVSWNTLISIFSQHGFGVDCLSMFLEMCNQGFSPNFMSYGSVLSACASISDLKWGAHLHARILRMEDSLDLVLGNGLIDMYAKCGCLGLAKRVFNSLKDRDHVSWNSLITGVAQFGLDEDALILFNQMRQSSVVLDEFILPTVLGICSGQNYGSIGELLHGYTIKSGMDSSAPVGNAVITMYAKCGDTDKANLAFRLMPLRNTISWTAMITAFSRSGDIDRAREYFDTMPERNIVTWNSMLSTYVQNGFSEAGLKLYVLMRSNRIQPDWITFTTSIRACADLAIVKLGMQVVTHAIRFGLSSNISVANSIITMYSRCGQMEEAKNAFDSIDAKDLISWNAMLAAFAQNGLGRKVIETFEDMLKSKCKPNHISYVSVLSGCSHMGLVVEGKHYFDSMTQVFGISPTNEHFACMVDLLGRAGLLEQAKNLIEGMPFKPNATVWSALLGACRIHHDLRLAETAAKNLMELDVEDSGGYVLLANIYGESGELENVADMRKLMKAKGIRKSPGCSWIEVDNRVNVFTVDETSHPQIKEVHIKLEEMMKKIEDTGKYSSLDSSVHRSRKYHSEKLAFAFGLLNLPSWMPIRVMKNLRVCDDCHLVIKLLSLVTSRELIMRDGYRFHHFKDGLCSCKDYW, encoded by the coding sequence ATGCATAACAATGGTAGTTCCAAAGTTGAACTCATTTTGCAACCACAAATGTCTTACATGCAAATATCTCAGAAGTTCTACGATGCATTCAAGCATTGTAGCTTCTCCCTCAAATCCCCACACATTGCTCGCAAGCTTCATGCTCAACTCATACTCTCCGGTTTAGACTCTTCCCTTTTCTTACTCAACAATCTGCTCCACATGTACTCCAACTGTGGCTTACCACACGATGCTTTTCAAGTTTTTCAAGAGACCAATCATCGTAATGTCTTTACTTGGAACACAATGATTTGTGGTTTTGTTAATTCCGGTCGAATTAATGAAGCAGATaaactgtttgatgaaatgcctgtgAGAGTTAAAGACTCGGTTTCTTGGACAGCTATGATATCGGGTTATGTTCAAAATGGTTTTCATGAACGTGGTGTTGAGACTTTTAGTTTAATGCTTAGGGAGTCAAATGGTCGAAATCAAAGTTACGACCCGTTTTTGTTTACTAGTGTAATGAAAGCTAGTGGTTTACTTGGAGACTCTCGATTGGCTCTTCAGTTACATGGCTTGGTCATTAAGTTTGGTTTTGGAATGGAAACTTGTATTCAGAACTCGCTTGTTGGTATGTATGTTAAGTGTGGAGATATCGGTTTGGCGGAGATGGTTTTCTTTGACGTTGAAAGACCAAGTTTGTTTTGTTGGAATAGTATGATTTATGGTTATTCTCAAATGTATGGACCTTATAAAGCTCTACAAATATTCAACCGAATGCCTGAACGTGACGAGGTTTCTTGGAACACGCTGATCTCAATTTTCTCTCAACATGGTTTTGGAGTTGATTGTCTTTCCATGTTTCTAGAGATGTGTAATCAGGGTTTTAGTCCGAACTTTATGAGTTATGGAAGTGTACTTAGTGCTTGTGCTAGCATTTCTGATTTGAAATGGGGTGCTCATTTGCATGCTAGGATTCTTCGCATGGAAGATAGCTTGGATTTGGTTTTGGGTAATGGTCTTATAGATATGTACGCTAAATGTGGGTGCTTAGGATTGGCTAAGCGTGTGTTTAACAGTTTAAAGGATCGCGATCACGTTTCTTGGAACTCTTTGATCACTGGTGTGGCACAATTCGGCCTTGATGAAGATGCTTTGATATTATTTAACCAAATGAGACAGAGTTCTGTGGTGTTGGATGAATTTATTCTTCCTACTGTTCTTGGGATTTGTTCGGGTCAAAATTATGGCTCTATAGGAGAACTACTTCATGGATATACAATCAAAAGCGGGATGGATTCTTCTGCTCCGGTAGGGAATGCAGTCATTACAATGTATGCAAAATGTGGGGATACTGACAAAGCTAATCTTGCGTTCAGATTGATGCCACTTAGAAATACCATATCATGGACTGCCATGATCACTGCATTCTCTCGGAGTGGAGACATTGACAGAGCCCGAGAATATTTTGATACGATGCCTGAGAGGAACATCGTAACCTGGAACTCCATGTTAAGCACATATGTTCAAAATGGCTTCTCCGAAGCAGGTCTCAAGCTGTATGTTTTGATGAGAAGCAATAGAATTCAGCCGGACTGGATCACTTTCACAACTTCAATCCGGGCCTGTGCTGACTTAGCTATAGTTAAACTTGGGATGCAAGTCGTTACGCATGCTATAAGGTTTGGACTCAGTTCGAACATTTCAGTTGCAAATAGTATCATCACTATGTATTCAAGATGTGGACAAATGGAAGAGGCCAAGAATGCTTTCGACTCAATAGATGCCAAAGACCTGATTTCCTGGAATGCTATGCTTGCAGCATTTGCTCAAAACGGTTTAGGTAGGAAAGTAATTGAAACTTTCGAGGATATGTTGAAGTCGAAATGTAAACCCAATCATATAAGCTATGTTTCTGTTTTATCTGGTTGCAGCCACATGGGGCTAGTAGTTGAAGGGAAACATTACTTTGATTCCATGACTCAAGTTTTCGGCATTTCTCCAACAAATGAGCACTTTGCTTGTATGGTAGATCTGCTCGGACGAGCAGGGTTATTAGAGCAGGCAAAGAATTTGATAGAAGGAATGCCTTTTAAGCCAAACGCAACCGTTTGGAGCGCTCTACTAGGAGCATGCCGGATCCATCATGATCTGAGACTAGCAGAAACTGCTGCAAAAAATTTGATGGAATTAGATGTTGAAGATTCTGGAGGTTATGTTCTTCTAGCAAATATATATGGTGAATCTGGAGAGTTAGAAAATGTCGCTGATATGAGGAAACTTATGAAAGCCAAAGGAATTCGAAAGAGTCCGGGTTGTAGCTGGATAGAGGTTGATAACAGAGTAAATGTTTTCACTGTAGATGAAACCAGTCATCCACAGATAAAGGAAGTTCATATAAAACTGGaggagatgatgaagaagataGAAGATACAGGAAAATATAGTAGTTTAGATTCTTCAGTTCATAGGAGTCGTAAGTATCACAGTGAAAAGCTGGCTTTTGCTTTTGGGTTGCTTAATCTTCCATCTTGGATGCCAATACGTGTAATGAAGAATCTTCGTGTCTGCGATGATTGCCATTTGGTAATAAAGCTTCTGTCTTTAGTCACCTCAAGAGAACTTATTATGAGAGATGGATATAGATTTCATCATTTTAAAGATGGGTTGTGTTCCTGTAAGGACTATTGGTAA